The genomic window AAGTTTCTGCACTTCACTAAGCATGAGAAGACCATTCTTTCGGACGCTTACTAGCTTGATTAGACGATCAGTTAATACAAACTTGATTTGAGCCTCAACTAAGTATTCCAAATTAACTAATGGATAGTCGTCCTCAAACAATGCAGTGTAATTTAAGCAAAGAAGATTCGGTGTATCAAATGAGAAAACGTGTGCAGGGCCTGACAAACTGACAGACTTAATTGTTAGAGTCTTGAGGCTTGCAATTGACACGGTCGCATTCGGATATGACCCATGCACATTAGCCAAGTTTAATGCCTCGAGTGCAGGGCAAGCAGAAAGTAGCCTCTCAAGCTGACCACTATCAGACCAACTAACTGAGTCAAGAGTGAGAGTCTTAAGCATAGGTAAGGCCGAAATGTGTTCAGGCCCAAAAGCAATACGACATCCACTTCCTAATTTCAGTTCAACTAGTGTTCTGCTCATGAAAATTTCGATGAACATACATCTATGTCCCAAATCCATGGACAGATCAATGAGCAAAACACCGCGCTGCAGCACATTACATATCCACTGATTCAGAAGATCTAAATCAACACCGGTTTTACACTTGAGTGAGAATTTTCTGATGGGAGAATCTCCATGCAAAGCCAATACTCTATCCACAAAATCTATAAAGCTCTGTCGAGTTCCTTCCCTTGTCTGTTTACCTTCTTCTGGGTTCAGAAAGGCAGAGTCATCAAACTCGAGATAAGGGACAAAAGCAATGAGATAGCGCCACCTCTTGGAGAGAATAGAAGTCAAAGCAGCCTCCTTTGTGGTAAGTAAGGACAATATATGACCAAGGAGATCATCTGGTAGACTGCTAACAAGATCCACCATCTCTGCAGTAGAAAGTACATTTAACACAAACTCCTAAGCAATCCGAACATGaacataaattacaaaaaagaagttgCACTTGGGGATCTTATACAGACGAAGATCTGTAAACACTGATGCTTAAACTTTGAGTCAAATTATAGATCCCCAaggaaaattagaaaatatgaatTCGCTTAGGCATTTACCGCTGTACATTCGCGGAGTCCTACACATATTTAACTTGTAGAGACAGGGGTCAAAGGTTGGGAGGGAAGCAAAGAAGGCGAAAAAGTAGATTTAGGGTTTGCCCAAAGTGAAGGAGTCACGGAGAAAAGgttttaattttccttttacgTGCCCCTACATAGcgttttataaagttttaagttaTAATAAAATTCGTTTAGAAGTTTAGATGAGATAATAAGATATATcatgattgatgatgattaaaaaatcaaagctaaacacaaaaattagcacaaaTGACCCAATTATAAATGATACTTctatagaaattatttttaaaaaattattatgcAGATTGAAATTGTAACCTCTGATTTCAGTTGTATAActtgtgttgttttttggGCTCCCTAAAGTTAGATCAAGTTGGTATCTCTGATATGTTGTCATTATAGTCAAGATCTAGgtagtttttttcttgctaattaacctttaaattaattagtcAGTTTGAGTAAAGCATTGTTAAAGACATCAACAAGAATAAATCAAAGCAAATTACTTGTGAgaatattatcaaaacaatCCAATTGCTAGAAATTCAAGAGTgtacacaacaacaaaaactatcTTTATTAGCGAAAACAAGCTGCAGTTGACTCCTTTTAGCTTATACAACAAGAATTCAATGCAACTTTGGCATAACAATGCAAACCCTCTTCCTAGTTCCAGCACAACAATTGGTCTTGCAACTTGCAAGTGAAGACAGCTAAAGGCAAGTGATTACTTGGTTTAAAAACCCGGTCCAAATCAGTCTCGATTCCGATTCCTATTctgatgatcatgatgatgactATCATCTGCCTCAAAAGTTGTTTGTCAGTAGCACTTTAGTCAAGATGATATTAAGAAGTAAATTTGGTATTGGCCTCTAGGTGGAGGCACTTTCTTACCAATGCTTAAAACTCTCATTATCAAGGCTAAGTGGATTGGTTCTGGTATGCTTGCGACGCTTCTTCCTTGTTTCCCCGTACTTGAGGAATTAAGCATTGCTATTACTGAGTAGCTAGAATGGGATGAAACCGTGTCAAGTGCAAGCCTCAGGAAGCTAGTTATCTATTGCCAAGGTGGTTGTGCAGACTTGCTGAATTCAAAGAGTATTTCTTTCGATACTCCAAGTCTTCTTTACCTTGTGtattctgtttttgttgcGGAGGACTATCCAAAAGTCAACTTGACAAATTTGGTTGAAGCTAAATTCAACCTTATGTTACTTGACGAACAAATCGAGCAAATAAGAGAGCCgaatgatgaggatgatgttTTTCTCCGTCTTGGAAATGTGTTGAAGCTCTTTGCTGGCATAAGAAATGTTCAGAAACTTTACTTATCTGCAAATATTCTTGAGGTCAGTTGctattttgtttactattgTAGTACATTTCTTGCTAGTCTCAAGGAATACCAATTAATCAGACAGCCTTGTCTAACTTTCTGAAGCATGAGAACAAATTCATTGTTAGTCCGAGTGTTATGCTGAGTCACTACACAGATTGTAACGCCAGCTGCAATATTACAAATGTTGCACCCGAATAGCGTTGAGTTGAGCTTTGTCTTGTTGCAGGTCCTTTCTCTATGCTGTGAATCATTTCCGGTGTTCAACAACCTCAAAATTTTACGAATAAGGAGTGCCGAGGATCGAGGATGGCAAGCAATGCCGGTTCTCTTAAGGAACTGTCCACATTTAGAAACTCTAGTCCTTGAGGTATGGACAGAACTCATATGTCTAACTTTAACCAAGACAAGGATCAGTATTTGTAGTCCCTTTATTTGTCTGGTTTCAGGGTCTTATACACTATGTGACAGGTGAATGTGGGAATGCTTGTGACTGCAAATCTCGGGAGGGAATAGTTAGTTCGCTCTTATCATGTCCAGTGAAGAAGGTGCAGATTAAAGGGTTTAAAGGAACGATGAGAGAGTCGTCAATGATATGGCATTTCATGACGTCTTTCCCGTGTTTAAAGGTTGTTTATGCCGAAGAGAATGATTTTACAACAATCTTTGAAATCCTGGGACGATGAAACTTGTCGTGCATATGCTCTACAAAGAGTTCTTTAGTTCTGATGTCGAGTTCTTGGTGTACACTCCCATGGATAAGAAGTGGATTTTCGGAGTGGCTTTTTCGAATGTAAGAGTTTTCATAATCGACATTGTCATGATTATTATCTTCCTCAGTTAAACCTTAGTCTGCTAATATGTATTTCTTATGAAGACCAATTACTCAGTCATCATTTTCTGCTCTGTACTTTTCTCAAAACCTTTACGTTGTCTAAATCATGCGATTTGATTGTGTTTTACGTCTGGTTTATTTGCTTTAATAACCGgtccaaaccaaaccattataatttactaaattttttCGGTTTGCGTTTATCAAGATTGAATTCCGGTTCAAAGATTCTTCCTGTAAAATGGATCTTTCATATATTCCCTTGTCTCTCGAAATCCAAAACAATCTACCATCGATTTCGGTCTTAGGTAGGTGCTGAAGCTAACTATTCCCTTCTGTTCTTATACTTCTTTGAACGTATCTTAGATcattttgcttttggttgCGTTGTTAAATTTCGATCAATCGCTTCTCTGTTTATGTATGGTTAGATGTTCCAATAGCTTTGTGTAGTTCAGAGGATGGATCTATTCAGCAGTCTACCAAATGAACTCCTTTATCATATATTGTCCTTCCTATCCACAAAGGAGGCTGCTTTGACATCGGTTCTCTCCAAGAGGTGGCGCAATCTGTTTGCTTTTGTCCCTTACCTCGAGTTTGATGACTCTGTCTTTCTTCATCCAGAAGAGCGTAAGCGGGAAAAAGAAGGAATTTTGCAGAGCTTCATGGATTTTGTGGATAGAGTTTTGGATTTGCATGGTGATTCTCTCATAAAGACGTTCTCCCTCAAGTGTAAAACTGGTGTTGACTCAGATCATGTGGATCGTTGGATATGTAATGTGTTGGCTCGTGGTGTTTCAGACCTTGATCTTTTCATTGATTTCAGAGATTTATATTCTCTGCCTCACGAGGTTGGTGTGAGTAGGACACTTGTTGTGCTGAGAGTAGGAAGtgaatctgatctttattGGTGGCAGAAGTTTTTATGCTTACCGATGCTTAAAACTCTCGTTCTTGACTCCTGCTGGTTATGTATTGGTCAgtttcaaattcttcttcttgcttgcCCTGCGCTTGAGGAGTTAGACATGACTAATACGCGGTGGAAGGATTCCAATGTGACTGTGTCTAGCTCGATCCTCAAGGAGCTGACTATTGATCTCCATGGTTGTTGTAGCGTAGTTAATCTGAAGAGTCTTTCATTTGATGCTCCAAGTCTTGTTTACTTTTATTACTGTGATTCTCTTGCGGAGGACTATCCACAAGTGAACTTGAAAAACTTGGTCGAGGCTCAAATCAACCTTTTACTAACTCAAGCTCAAATCGAGCAAGTAAGAGCACTAAATAATGAAATGTTGGTGGCTGATGATGTTTTTCCTGGTCTTGGCAATGCTTGGAAGCTCATTACTGGCCTAAGAAATGTTCAACAACTTTACTTGTCTCCTGATACCCTTGAGGtcagttttctctctttagtGTATTTCTGGCTGGTTGGGAGGATATAAAGAACGCAAATATTCCAATCGCGTGATTGCTAGCGTTGTAGGTGCTTTCTAGGTGCTGTGAAGGGATGCCGGTGTTCAACAACCTCAAAGTGTTAAGTATTTGGAGTGACATGAATAGGGGATGGCAAGCTATGCCAGTTCTTCTAAGGAACTGTCCACATTTAGAAACTCTCATCATTGAGGTAGAACTACTGTATAATCCATGAAATTTTGTGGACAAAACATTCGTTAAAGTTGCAGTTCATACTCGCAATTACTTTACTGTCTCCTTTATGTGCGTTTTCAGGGACTCTTACACTATGCGACGGATAAATGCGGGGATGTTTGTGACTGCATTTCTCGGGATTACAAAGACCATTCGCTCACATCTTGTCCAGTGAAGAAGTTACAGATATATGAGTTTCGAGGAACAATTAGAGAGTTAGAGATGATCAAGCATTTCTTGAAGATTTTTCCATGTTTGAAGGAGATGGATATATATGCTCATGAGAATAGTCATACACTATTTAAAGACCCTACAATTTTTGAACGTGTTGGGAAGGTGATGAATTTCTACAATATGTTATCGAGTTGCAGTGTTCAATTACTAGTGCGCGGTCCATTGTAAGGGAAGTGACTGCACTGTGAAGTATTTGTGGGAGTAAACACAGCTCATAGTTTTGGTCAAAGTCTACTTAGTTTTCTGTTGCCTTTTCTCATTGACATTCTGTTAcgttttttgctatttttcaaaatgttacaTTGTCACGAGGCTTAACTTCCTTGGGCAAACTTTTGCATTGTCATAATGATGAGGGATGACTGAAACCATTCAAATTAGAAACAATCATAaggcaaaagaagaagaagaagaagaagaagaagaagaagaagaagaagaagaagaagaagaagaagaagaagaaaattcgTTTGAATTTCAAACCAGTTAACAAAACTGAACAATTTCTGAAAAGACTGGCAGATAAGTTGTGTTTCATACCGCAATGCTTAGAGTTTCTAGATGTGGACAGTTCTTTAGGAGAACTGGCACTGCTTGCCATGGACTCTCGCCCCTCCTAAATCGTAACAATTTGAGGTTGTTGAACACCGGCATCGACTCACAGCATAGAGAGAGCACCGGAAGCAATAGACATTTTTGCAACCACATGTTTCAAAACACTTGTCTTGTGCGTAAAAAAAAGGGACCAAATTcaggttttcttcttttatatccCATGgatagaagaagatatgactagagaaaacaaaatagcaTACTGATCTCGAGAGTACTAGAGGTCAAGCAAAGTTTATGAACTTTTTCGTATGCCAAGTCGAAGAGCAatatcatcctcatcatcttctaaCCAACCATTATTTGGGGCTCTTGCTCGTTCGATTTGATCCTTAGTTACTACAAGGTTGATTCGAGCCtcaaaaagattttgaaaattagcTAAGGGATAGTCTTCTGCAACAAAATCAGAGTAACCTAAGTACACAAGATTTGGTGTATCAAATGAGAAAGAGCCTGAACCAACACTGGAATCTATTTTTAGGGTCTTGAGGCTTGCACTTGACACGGTCGCATCCGAATCTAATACCTTTATATTAGCCATCTCTAATTCCTCAAGCGCAGGACAAGCAGGAAAGAGTATCTCAAACCTAGC from Arabidopsis thaliana chromosome 3, partial sequence includes these protein-coding regions:
- a CDS encoding F-box family protein (F-box family protein; CONTAINS InterPro DOMAIN/s: F-box domain, cyclin-like (InterPro:IPR001810), F-box domain, Skp2-like (InterPro:IPR022364), Leucine-rich repeat 2 (InterPro:IPR013101); BEST Arabidopsis thaliana protein match is: F-box/RNI-like superfamily protein (TAIR:AT3G59000.1); Has 659 Blast hits to 542 proteins in 15 species: Archae - 0; Bacteria - 0; Metazoa - 0; Fungi - 0; Plants - 659; Viruses - 0; Other Eukaryotes - 0 (source: NCBI BLink).), with the protein product MDRVSSLPDELLCHILSFLTTKETALTSLLSKREIIPLIKSVVFPTLIYASFLVQLVSKLVKLKIGSGIDLCWWTESIFLPMLKTLVLDSVEFCVARFEILFPACPALEELEMANIKVLDSDATVSSASLKTLKIDSSVGSGSFSFDTPNLVYLGYSDFVAEDYPLANFQNLFEARINLVVTKDQIERARAPNNGWLEDDEDDIALRLGIRKSS
- a CDS encoding F-box/RNI-like superfamily protein (F-box/RNI-like superfamily protein; CONTAINS InterPro DOMAIN/s: F-box domain, cyclin-like (InterPro:IPR001810), F-box domain, Skp2-like (InterPro:IPR022364), FBD-like (InterPro:IPR006566), Leucine-rich repeat 2 (InterPro:IPR013101); BEST Arabidopsis thaliana protein match is: F-box/RNI-like superfamily protein (TAIR:AT3G58900.4); Has 2210 Blast hits to 2161 proteins in 28 species: Archae - 0; Bacteria - 2; Metazoa - 2; Fungi - 0; Plants - 2206; Viruses - 0; Other Eukaryotes - 0 (source: NCBI BLink).) yields the protein MVDLVSSLPDDLLGHILSLLTTKEAALTSILSKRWRYLIAFVPYLEFDDSAFLNPEEGKQTREGTRQSFIDFVDRVLALHGDSPIRKFSLKCKTGVDLDLLNQWICNVLQRGVLLIDLSMDLGHRCMFIEIFMSRTLVELKLGSGCRIAFGPEHISALPMLKTLTLDSVSWSDSGQLERLLSACPALEALNLANVHGSYPNATVSIASLKTLTIKSVSLSGPAHVFSFDTPNLLCLNYTALFEDDYPLVNLEYLVEAQIKFVLTDRLIKLVSVRKNGLLMLSEVQKLIRGISSVRKLYLSPGTLQVLGQCSQAMPVFNNLTFLVIESSMDIRWQAMPVLLKNCPRLETLVIKGGLVHCVAADCGDACTCISREEKGRSLASCPVKRLEIREFQGTLREMEMIKHFYYCFLCLKEMEIYVKDGRPQFLAPLASDSNPFKHLLGRNVIIKVHGSLT
- a CDS encoding F-box/RNI-like superfamily protein (F-box/RNI-like superfamily protein; INVOLVED IN: biological_process unknown; LOCATED IN: endomembrane system; CONTAINS InterPro DOMAIN/s: F-box domain, cyclin-like (InterPro:IPR001810), F-box domain, Skp2-like (InterPro:IPR022364); BEST Arabidopsis thaliana protein match is: F-box/RNI-like superfamily protein (TAIR:AT3G58860.1); Has 35333 Blast hits to 34131 proteins in 2444 species: Archae - 798; Bacteria - 22429; Metazoa - 974; Fungi - 991; Plants - 531; Viruses - 0; Other Eukaryotes - 9610 (source: NCBI BLink).), producing MDLFSSLPNELLYHILSFLSTKEAALTSVLSKRWRNLFAFVPYLEFDDSVFLHPEERKREKEGILQSFMDFVDRVLDLHGDSLIKTFSLKCKTGVDSDHVDRWICNVLARGVSDLDLFIDFRDLYSLPHEVGVSRTLVVLRVGSESDLYWWQKFLCLPMLKTLVLDSCWLCIGQFQILLLACPALEELDMTNTRWKDSNVTVSSSILKELTIDLHGCCSVVNLKSLSFDAPSLVYFYYCDSLAEDYPQVNLKNLVEAQINLLLTQAQIEQVRALNNEMLVADDVFPGLGNAWKLITGLRNVQQLYLSPDTLEVSFLSLVYFWLVGRI
- a CDS encoding RNI-like superfamily protein (RNI-like superfamily protein; CONTAINS InterPro DOMAIN/s: FBD-like (InterPro:IPR006566); BEST Arabidopsis thaliana protein match is: F-box/RNI-like superfamily protein (TAIR:AT3G58950.1); Has 396 Blast hits to 389 proteins in 4 species: Archae - 0; Bacteria - 0; Metazoa - 0; Fungi - 0; Plants - 396; Viruses - 0; Other Eukaryotes - 0 (source: NCBI BLink).) — its product is MQTLFLVPAQQLVLQLASGGTFLPMLKTLIIKAKWIGSEWDETVSSASLRKLVIYCQGGCADLLNSKSISFDTPSLLYLVYSVFVAEDYPKVNLTNLVEAKFNLMLLDEQIEQIREPNDEDDVFLRLGNVLKLFAGIRNVQKLYLSANILEVLSLCCESFPVFNNLKILRIRSAEDRGWQAMPVLLRNCPHLETLVLEGLIHYVTGECGNACDCKSREGIVSSLLSCPVKKVQIKGFKGTMRESSMIWHFMTSFPCLKFLVYTPMDKKWIFGVAFSNVRVFIIDIVMIIIFLS
- a CDS encoding F-box/RNI-like superfamily protein (F-box/RNI-like superfamily protein; INVOLVED IN: biological_process unknown; LOCATED IN: endomembrane system; CONTAINS InterPro DOMAIN/s: F-box domain, cyclin-like (InterPro:IPR001810), FBD-like (InterPro:IPR006566), F-box domain, Skp2-like (InterPro:IPR022364); BEST Arabidopsis thaliana protein match is: F-box/RNI-like superfamily protein (TAIR:AT3G58860.1).), producing MDLFSSLPNELLYHILSFLSTKEAALTSVLSKRWRNLFAFVPYLEFDDSVFLHPEERKREKEGILQSFMDFVDRVLDLHGDSLIKTFSLKCKTGVDSDHVDRWICNVLARGVSDLDLFIDFRDLYSLPHEVGVSRTLVVLRVGSESDLYWWQKFLCLPMLKTLVLDSCWLCIGQFQILLLACPALEELDMTNTRWKDSNVTVSSSILKELTIDLHGCCSVVNLKSLSFDAPSLVYFYYCDSLAEDYPQVNLKNLVEAQINLLLTQAQIEQVRALNNEMLVADDVFPGLGNAWKLITGLRNVQQLYLSPDTLEVLSRCCEGMPVFNNLKVLSIWSDMNRGWQAMPVLLRNCPHLETLIIEGLLHYATDKCGDVCDCISRDYKDHSLTSCPVKKLQIYEFRGTIRELEMIKHFLKIFPCLKEMDIYAHENSHTLFKDPTIFERVGKVMNFYNMLSSCSVQLLVRGPL
- a CDS encoding F-box/RNI-like superfamily protein (F-box/RNI-like superfamily protein; INVOLVED IN: biological_process unknown; LOCATED IN: endomembrane system; CONTAINS InterPro DOMAIN/s: F-box domain, cyclin-like (InterPro:IPR001810), F-box domain, Skp2-like (InterPro:IPR022364); BEST Arabidopsis thaliana protein match is: F-box/RNI-like superfamily protein (TAIR:AT3G58860.1); Has 35333 Blast hits to 34131 proteins in 2444 species: Archae - 798; Bacteria - 22429; Metazoa - 974; Fungi - 991; Plants - 531; Viruses - 0; Other Eukaryotes - 9610 (source: NCBI BLink).), translated to MDLFSSLPNELLYHILSFLSTKEAALTSVLSKRWRNLFAFVPYLEFDDSVFLHPEERKREKEGILQSFMDFVDRVLDLHGDSLIKTFSLKCKTGVDSDHVDRWICNVLARGVSDLDLFIDFRDLYSLPHEVGVSRTLVVLRVGSESDLYWWQKFLCLPMLKTLVLDSCWLCIGQFQILLLACPALEELDMTNTRWKDSNVTVSSSILKELTIDLHGCCSVVNLKSLSFDAPSLVYFYYCDSLAEDYPQVNLKNLVEAQINLLLTQAQIEQVRALNNEMLVADDVFPGLGNAWKLITGLRNVQQLYLSPDTLEVL